Proteins encoded within one genomic window of Spirulina major PCC 6313:
- a CDS encoding SDR family oxidoreductase: MTHAITILGCGYVGTAIAHHWQQAGFTITATTTRPERLPELKSVSDRAVVLRGDNAATLRDLLQDQHTLLVAVGAKGMDYKTTYLQTAQTLAYVLPKTPVQQVIYTSTYSVYGNQQGQWVDETMTLQPTAERTQILHQTEQTILQLPTVRACVFRLGGIYGPGRELAKIYGRMAGQTRAGAGQEWANWIHLDDIVGAIAFAQTQGLSGIYNLVQDEIIPVRDLVQQVCDRHNLAPVQWDTSQPSTRPTNVRCKTQKLKAAGYTFTHPTFWDSLPSDRKDQDTEG; the protein is encoded by the coding sequence ATGACGCACGCGATTACCATTCTCGGCTGTGGCTATGTGGGCACAGCGATCGCCCACCATTGGCAACAGGCCGGTTTCACCATCACCGCCACCACCACCCGCCCCGAACGCCTCCCGGAGTTAAAGTCTGTCAGCGATCGCGCCGTCGTCCTGCGGGGTGACAATGCCGCCACCCTCCGAGACCTGCTCCAGGATCAGCACACCCTCCTCGTCGCCGTTGGTGCCAAGGGCATGGACTACAAAACCACCTATCTCCAAACCGCCCAAACCCTCGCCTACGTGCTCCCCAAAACCCCCGTCCAGCAGGTGATCTACACCAGCACCTACTCCGTCTATGGGAATCAACAGGGCCAATGGGTAGATGAAACCATGACGCTACAACCGACCGCAGAGCGGACGCAAATTCTGCACCAAACCGAGCAAACCATTCTCCAGTTGCCGACGGTGCGGGCCTGTGTATTTCGGTTGGGGGGAATTTATGGACCGGGGCGAGAGTTGGCGAAAATTTACGGCCGGATGGCGGGGCAGACCCGGGCCGGAGCCGGGCAAGAATGGGCTAACTGGATTCACTTGGATGATATTGTCGGCGCGATCGCCTTCGCCCAAACCCAGGGCCTCAGCGGCATTTACAACCTCGTGCAGGATGAAATTATCCCAGTGCGGGACTTGGTGCAGCAAGTGTGCGATCGCCACAACCTCGCCCCCGTCCAGTGGGACACCAGCCAACCCAGCACCCGCCCCACCAATGTCCGCTGCAAAACCCAAAAACTCAAAGCCGCCGGTTACACCTTCACTCATCCCACCTTTTGGGACAGTCTCCCCTCCGATCGCAAGGATCAAGATACTGAGGGATAG
- a CDS encoding HAMP domain-containing protein has product MKGLALLGAGVMGVLIVQWISRPLARLQTAADAITAGNLTAAVPVGGIGNVYELSCSFDQMRNTLAQSFTSAQLRQQLEQLRQVEH; this is encoded by the coding sequence TTGAAAGGGCTGGCTCTCTTGGGGGCAGGGGTGATGGGGGTGCTGATTGTGCAGTGGATTAGTCGCCCCTTGGCGCGATTGCAGACTGCTGCCGATGCGATCACGGCGGGGAATTTAACGGCAGCCGTTCCGGTGGGAGGCATTGGCAATGTGTACGAGTTGAGCTGCAGCTTTGACCAAATGCGCAACACCCTCGCCCAATCCTTTACCTCTGCCCAACTGCGACAGCAGTTAGAGCAACTCCGGCAGGTCGAGCATTGA
- a CDS encoding sensor histidine kinase — MKAPFPSNEKQRLAKLLSYDILDTDTEHGYDDLTELAAHICGTPISLVSLVDEERQWFKSKVGIDATETHRDHAFCAHAILQDDVFEVPNAQEDQRFADNPLVQHEPEIRFYAGAPLISSDGYAVGTLCVIDREPRHLTPAQREALKVLSRQVVNQLELRLRVKELRAEVQERKQIEQQLRTTQAQMIQQEKLSSLGQLVGGVAHEINNPTTFIQGNINHVQAYCDDLLTLVAQYQADYPEPSAAIATLYDTIDLDYLKADLPDLFVSMRNGVNRIKNIVKALQTFSRTDNVGVKPVDIQDNLESVLTMVAQSLQVQQITVEREYSPLPTVEVNPGEFNQALMHIIVNAIDAFDGVERDDRTLRITTTQETDRVRIAIADNGKGMTPAVQAKIFDPFFSTKAIGSASGMGLSMTHTIITQAHRGHLTCASVPGEGTTLTVELPCQHQPHSPQALASMLPTLTCS; from the coding sequence ATGAAAGCTCCTTTTCCCTCCAACGAAAAACAGCGTCTGGCTAAACTCCTCAGCTATGACATTCTCGACACTGATACGGAACATGGCTACGATGATTTAACCGAACTCGCGGCCCATATTTGTGGCACGCCGATTTCGTTGGTGAGCTTAGTGGATGAAGAGCGGCAATGGTTTAAATCAAAGGTGGGCATTGATGCGACAGAAACCCACCGAGATCACGCCTTTTGTGCCCATGCCATTTTGCAAGACGATGTTTTTGAAGTGCCCAACGCGCAGGAGGATCAACGCTTTGCGGATAATCCATTGGTGCAACATGAGCCGGAGATTCGGTTTTATGCGGGTGCGCCGTTGATTTCGTCCGATGGCTATGCGGTGGGGACGTTGTGCGTGATCGATCGCGAACCGCGTCACTTGACCCCAGCCCAACGGGAGGCGCTTAAAGTGCTGAGTCGGCAGGTGGTGAATCAATTGGAATTGCGTTTGAGGGTGAAGGAATTAAGGGCAGAAGTGCAAGAGCGCAAGCAAATTGAGCAACAGTTACGCACAACCCAGGCCCAGATGATTCAACAGGAAAAACTGTCGAGTTTGGGGCAGTTGGTGGGGGGAGTGGCCCATGAAATTAACAATCCGACGACGTTTATTCAGGGCAATATTAACCATGTGCAGGCGTATTGTGATGATCTACTGACATTGGTGGCGCAGTATCAGGCAGATTATCCGGAGCCTTCAGCGGCGATCGCCACCCTCTACGACACCATTGATCTTGACTATCTCAAAGCAGATCTGCCGGATCTGTTTGTCTCGATGCGCAATGGGGTGAACCGGATTAAAAACATTGTCAAAGCCTTGCAAACCTTTTCCCGGACGGATAACGTGGGCGTGAAACCCGTCGATATTCAAGACAATCTTGAGAGTGTGCTGACGATGGTGGCGCAATCACTCCAAGTACAACAGATTACCGTGGAGCGGGAGTATAGTCCCTTGCCCACAGTGGAGGTGAATCCGGGGGAATTTAATCAAGCGTTGATGCATATTATCGTGAATGCGATCGATGCGTTTGATGGGGTGGAGCGGGACGATCGCACCCTGCGGATTACGACGACTCAGGAGACGGATCGGGTGCGTATTGCGATCGCCGATAACGGCAAAGGCATGACCCCAGCGGTACAGGCGAAAATCTTTGATCCCTTCTTTTCCACCAAAGCGATCGGCAGTGCTTCCGGGATGGGCCTATCAATGACCCACACGATTATCACCCAAGCCCACCGGGGCCACCTCACCTGTGCATCAGTACCGGGGGAAGGCACAACCTTAACGGTGGAGTTACCCTGCCAACACCAGCCCCACAGCCCCCAAGCTCTAGCCTCGATGCTCCCGACCTTGACCTGTTCTTAG
- a CDS encoding LmeA family phospholipid-binding protein: MSNPYILRKHTVLLLNPQNLGEQAINKIAALAFSRQISTAQTLSVKVKTDPTLLAQGELESLFIDGVGLVMRQDLRMEQMQLQMNKIKVSPFKALLGNIELTQPIEGTGCIVLTESDFNRAFHTPELSDRITALGLDLANLQATFSDRHSFTIACTLRDLPTLTLPVAIAIDPNCGVLLSLAPLPEPYRILQPLVTLLRDQAQAVFNLRTFELHGISLAIQSLSFANQQVTLKAIAAMTHFPS, from the coding sequence TTGAGTAATCCTTACATTCTCCGTAAACATACTGTGCTCCTGCTCAACCCTCAAAATCTCGGCGAACAGGCAATCAATAAAATTGCAGCGTTAGCCTTCTCTCGCCAAATCAGCACAGCACAAACCTTGAGCGTCAAAGTCAAAACTGACCCCACCCTTTTGGCCCAAGGAGAATTAGAATCGCTCTTCATTGATGGGGTTGGACTCGTGATGCGGCAGGATCTGCGCATGGAGCAGATGCAGTTGCAGATGAACAAAATTAAAGTCAGTCCGTTTAAGGCGCTGTTGGGCAATATTGAACTGACCCAACCCATTGAAGGGACGGGCTGCATTGTGTTGACGGAGAGTGATTTTAACCGCGCATTTCACACGCCGGAATTAAGCGATCGCATCACCGCCCTCGGCTTAGATCTGGCTAATTTACAGGCAACATTCAGCGATCGCCACAGTTTCACCATCGCCTGCACCCTACGCGATTTACCCACCCTGACCCTCCCCGTTGCGATCGCCATTGATCCAAACTGTGGCGTGCTCCTCTCCCTCGCCCCACTCCCAGAACCCTACCGCATCCTGCAACCCCTCGTTACCCTCCTCCGCGACCAAGCCCAAGCCGTTTTCAATCTTCGCACCTTTGAACTCCATGGCATTTCCCTCGCGATTCAGTCCCTGTCCTTTGCCAATCAACAGGTGACGCTGAAGGCGATCGCCGCCATGACTCACTTTCCGTCCTAA
- a CDS encoding ABC transporter ATP-binding protein: protein MTLAQLPRGDWRLLLRLVPYARRNQKIFIISLILLVPLSVAGAVQPLIIGQAISLIRQEPVWGFLDGLSIDAGISRLLLLLLSTIVVRLMFVSLQGYLVQRVGQEITAGVRSDLFDHVLSLSSRFFDQTPVGKLVTRITNDVEALGDVFATGAIGILSDVVYILVVVVTVFTLEWKLAMVLVLMLIPVSALILYFQQQYRKANYRAREELSKLNSMLNENISGINIVQAFRRERFNSELFRATNQTYLQAVDKTIFHDSAVSATLEWIALVSIAGVLWLGGVMVSGDHLSFGVLSAFILYAQRFFDPIRRFAEKFTMIQSGFTAVERITELLDEPIEVRDAQETRSLTSATTSPDTQLGEIRFDHVSFGYKPDEYVLNDLDFTIKPGEKVALVGPTGAGKSSIIRLLCRLYDPVAGQIIIDGVNIRDVPQTELRQYVGVILQESFLFAGDVKRNITLGEDYSLAEIKAAAERTNVASFIEALPLGYDTPLRARGTNLSGGQKQLLAFARVAIRNPRVLVLDEATANLDVGTERLVQDALEELLVDRTAIIIAHRLSTIRNVDRILVLNHGHLVETGSHDDLLDKNGLYASLYRLQMLGQD from the coding sequence CGCAGCTTCCTCGCGGTGATTGGCGACTCCTGTTACGGCTTGTCCCCTACGCTCGCCGTAATCAAAAAATCTTCATCATTTCCCTGATTTTGCTCGTGCCCCTCTCCGTCGCCGGAGCCGTGCAACCCTTGATCATTGGTCAGGCCATTTCCCTGATTCGCCAAGAGCCGGTCTGGGGCTTTCTGGATGGCCTCAGCATCGATGCCGGGATTAGCCGCCTGTTGTTATTGCTGCTCAGTACGATCGTGGTGCGGCTGATGTTCGTGTCATTGCAGGGCTATTTGGTGCAGCGCGTCGGTCAAGAAATCACCGCTGGGGTACGCAGTGACCTGTTTGATCATGTGCTGTCGCTGTCCTCGCGCTTTTTTGATCAAACCCCTGTGGGTAAATTGGTGACGCGGATTACCAACGATGTGGAAGCCTTGGGGGATGTGTTTGCCACGGGGGCGATCGGCATCCTCAGCGATGTGGTCTACATTCTCGTCGTGGTGGTGACAGTGTTCACCCTGGAATGGAAATTGGCGATGGTGTTGGTGTTGATGCTGATTCCCGTCAGTGCGCTGATCCTCTACTTTCAGCAGCAATACCGCAAAGCCAACTACCGCGCCCGCGAAGAGTTGTCTAAACTCAACTCAATGCTCAACGAGAATATTTCCGGGATTAATATCGTCCAAGCCTTTCGGCGGGAACGGTTTAACTCCGAACTCTTCCGCGCCACGAATCAAACCTATCTCCAGGCCGTTGATAAGACGATTTTTCATGATTCGGCGGTGTCGGCAACTTTAGAATGGATCGCCTTGGTGTCGATCGCAGGGGTGTTATGGCTCGGTGGGGTGATGGTGTCGGGGGATCATCTGTCCTTTGGGGTGCTGTCGGCGTTCATCCTCTATGCCCAGCGGTTTTTTGACCCGATTCGCCGCTTTGCGGAAAAATTCACGATGATTCAATCGGGATTCACTGCCGTGGAACGGATCACGGAATTACTCGATGAACCGATTGAGGTGCGCGACGCCCAGGAGACGCGATCGCTCACCTCCGCCACCACCAGCCCCGACACCCAACTCGGCGAAATCCGCTTCGACCACGTTTCCTTCGGGTACAAACCCGATGAATATGTCCTCAATGATCTCGACTTCACGATCAAACCCGGTGAAAAAGTCGCCCTCGTCGGCCCCACCGGAGCCGGAAAAAGTTCGATCATCCGCCTCCTCTGTCGGCTCTATGATCCCGTTGCCGGACAAATCATCATCGATGGGGTGAATATCCGCGATGTGCCCCAAACCGAGTTACGCCAATACGTGGGCGTGATTTTGCAAGAAAGTTTCCTCTTTGCCGGCGATGTGAAACGCAATATCACCCTCGGTGAAGACTATTCCCTAGCAGAAATCAAAGCCGCCGCCGAGCGCACCAATGTCGCCTCTTTCATCGAAGCCCTGCCCCTGGGCTACGACACACCCCTCCGGGCACGGGGAACCAACCTCTCCGGCGGTCAAAAGCAACTCCTCGCTTTTGCACGGGTGGCGATCCGCAATCCTCGCGTCTTGGTGTTGGATGAGGCCACCGCTAATCTAGACGTGGGCACAGAACGCCTGGTTCAGGATGCCCTCGAAGAACTCTTAGTCGATCGCACCGCGATCATCATCGCCCATCGCCTTTCCACGATTCGCAATGTCGATCGCATCCTCGTCCTCAACCATGGCCATCTGGTGGAAACCGGCAGCCATGACGATCTTCTCGATAAAAATGGCCTCTATGCCAGCCTCTACCGCTTACAAATGTTGGGCCAAGATTAG